A segment of the Balaenoptera musculus isolate JJ_BM4_2016_0621 chromosome 9, mBalMus1.pri.v3, whole genome shotgun sequence genome:
tctatatgagatgatggaggtTCACTACATTTATTGTGGTCATCACTGCATGACGtctgtaagtcagatcattaggCTGTACACCTTATGCAGtcctgtatgtcaattatatctcagtaaaactggaagagaaaaaaagaaacaatcttcATTCCATAGGCGGGCTGCCACCAAATTTTGCAAGAGTATTTAGCAGAAGCAGTCCTCTTTTAGTCCTGCTCCATAAATactgaaaacaaggaaaaacactGCCTAAGACTGAGATTTGGCAAAGGAATCTGATGAAACCCGTCGGTTCTGTGCCACAGCGTGACGTCCCTGAAGGCTCCTGGTGATTGTGTGATTACTGAGCTTTCTGCTGTCCTATCTCAGGCTTCACGTGCAAAACATGATTTCTTGTAACTCATACACACCTGTCCACCAATGCAGCAGCATCTCAGGGCCAGAACAGACTATCCCGTTAGAGTCCCACCCAGGCATGCTTTAGTCCCCCACCTACTAAAGCAAACCCACAGAGAGGAAAACAAGAGCCAGCTATTCTCTTTGCAAAAGAAGTGCCCAGGCGTTTGTGTTTCTGTGGGCTTTTTTCCCCATTAGCTACATTTAACATATGgaaaaactgagacttggagaggtTAAGGAATTTCATCAGTTTAACACATTAAGAGGTGGAGCCAAGGGTTTtcgttttgggttttgttttttttttttcctttacagtgGATTTAATGTAAGAAAATGGGACTAGTACACAATTTGGCAAGTGCCCTTGGTTAGGCAGAGTGTGGGATGCCTGAACAAGAGGCAGGATAAAGGTGAGGTGCTTATAAAACAGCACGCCTGTGAAGGGCATGGGTCTAAAGTCAGAAGGTTCTGGGTCCTAGTCCCAGCTGAGTCACTAATGAGTTGTGGGATGGAggtaagtcatttaacttctttgGTTTTAGTTTCCTCACCCAGAGATGGAGACTCATTAATAAAAGCATGCATTACCTACTTCCTAGagttactgaagaaatcaaatgaaTGTGAAAGCTGTTGGAAAATATGAAGGCACACTCAGAAGTCAGGTAACTCCTGTACtacatatatattaatgtatGAAAATTAAGAGCCACCCAAAAAATTACATGCATCCATTCTTGCTCAAACTAAATGTATTTCCTCTTACTAATAAAAGGATCAgctggaatgcaagagatttttgtgaaTCAGGATGAACACAGCTCTTGGAGAATGTGCACTGCTGTTTTGAAGACACGTGATCACAGCCAGGCATCTTTTGGTGCCCTAGGACAGTCACACAGGCAAATGGACCCACTCCAGTTCTGAAGGGGGTCAAGCCCTAAGCCAATTACTTCAGGTTTACCAAACACTAACAAGGTGCCTGGAGCACCCAGAATACTGAACACATCGTGAACAGGCAAAAGGAACCACCAACCCACAGGACAATAGATGTGGCCAAGTGTGAGAAATGTGATGGGGACATAAGTCACATTTAAAGTCACTCCCAGATGCTCCCTTCTACACCCTTCTGGGTTTGGGTAAGCTCTTCCTGCACTCTCACCTGAGGACAGCAGTCAAATACCTTCAACAAATCATCACCCCTCGAGGAAATCCAAACAAGAGACACCAGGACAAATCCCTCGCTGGACAAGCTAGCGCTCTTCCTCGGTGTGCCCCTGGCTGCCCCAGGTCTGCCCTGCAGATCGGAGCCCACTCTGAGGTCGGCTGTTTCTTGCTCACTCTTCCATTTTCTACCCTTTACATTCATCTGTTCTAGAATCTGAATAAATCCTTCAAACTCTGGCCAGAAAGAACATCATATGGTTGAATAACAGGATGACCAGAACAACCAAAGAAAATAGTACCTAGAAAGCTCTGCCTGGACTCACAGACCTTGTCAGAAAAGCCAGTGCAGGGGAAGGCGCTTTACAGGGCAACCCACGGGGATAGCTGACTGCCGATACACAGTACAACGGGGCTCAAACCTTAGTGTATATCAGAACCACCCAAAGGGTGCGTGAAAACACAGAAACCCAGAATTTCTGAGTCAGTTGCTGAtgctggtccagagaccacacttGAAAACTCTGTCATAGTGGGCAAGGGCTACCCAGTCTATCATTCTTATTGGGGCAACTTCAGATCCTGATtcatcctcctccaccccccaaacTAAGCCTTAAGAAAACTCGTGATAGGAATTAAATAGCtagcccccctcctcctcctcccttctccttgccCATACATACACCCATGCAGCCATGGATGGAGAGAACAATTGCCAAGCCATTCCCGACAAGTACCTCCTAGGCTGAGTCCCGTTCTCACCTGTGAACTAGATGATTTTGCAAAAGGAGTGAGTTATGCTGCAAAACAGAGGACATGGCGGTGCAGGAAGAGCACTCAGGGGTCCCCCAGGTCCCGTTCCCTGAGCTGGTGCAAGGTCCCTCAATCCTCAGTGATGGAGCATGCCAGTGGGACGGTGCCAGGGAAACGTTGTGACCTGGTTTTCTCCTCACTCATTTATCCTGATGCTCTGCCACAATGCACTGTGATTTCCCGCCGAGAAGTCACTTCATGTCACTAACTGCCACCTCACCAGCCTCACCAACAGCTCAGTGCAAAAGAAAGCAGCGAGTGGCCCTAAACATACTGTGTCTTGGGGGGTGGCATGGCCAATTCCCTCCAGACCGGGATCAGAGGGTTTCTGCCCTGGAAGGGACCAttagaaacatttcttttcttcccaaagTTGATTATGTTATATAATACACTATTGCACTAACAGCGCGAGTTACTGCTACAATAATATTGTTTTGTGTTAGGGAGGGTTAACGGAAGTTCCTACAGAAAGCAGTGTTGTGAATAATGTAAATACTCAGTGATAAGAGCCCATCCTACAACTCTCATCTTCTATGGTTCAAATGGGAAAATCTGGCCAATATTCACCACACTTCAGCTTGGACTTTTCTGACTCTGGGACAGGAGAGGTTACATACATTTGGGGCTGCAGCTGTGGGCCTAAAAACCAACTTCAGGctaaataagggaaaagaatgaagagTGATTCATTCACAGCATTTTGGTAAATATACATAGCACATGTGTTTGCAAATACCTGGCCTTTAAGATGATTTTCTGCACACAAATAGGCATATTTGGTGGAACGAATGTGACTTTGCctcccaagaaaaaaagaaatccaagtaGCTCTTTCATAGATGCAAAACTGCAGTAGTTCCCAGGCTCTGAGTGCCTGATCTGGTGTGAACCCCATGAAGTCTTGTAAGCCAAACTATATTCTCCAAAGCAGTAACACCAATACAATCTCCACTTACCCCAAAGTTAGGAACTGATctcagatataccatgttcaagATACAGACCTCAAGCCCAGATAGCTGTATTCAGAAAATTCTGGAGCAGAAGAAGAGCTAAGCCACTCAGAATACTGCACAGTACTGGCTGGGGCCTCAAGAacactgatttaaaaatcttGCCCTCTCCCTACCCCCCAAAAATCCACTCATTTGCATGCACAAATGAGGCCACGCAACAGCTGCCTTCACACCCAGCACCGCTGGTGGGTCTCGTCCTCACCTGTTTTCCAGGAGCGTCATGCACACCACCTCTCGCACCCCAGGGTTGTTGGCCTTCTCCACTGAACAGCCCTGCAAGTTCCAGGTGGCCAGCCTCAGCACGGGCCGCCCGTCCCTTGTGCCTCCGAAGGCCTCCACCGAAGGCCGAGTGGAGATGATCTGTGTAGGCCCCCCCGGGGGCAGGTCCAGGTCCTCACTCTGCAAGCTCAgcgaggtggggctggggtgaggctTGGCGGTGAAGGTCAGGCCCCCGTTGGTGTGGGTGGACGGGGGCCTGGACCTCTCGGCAAACACCTGGTGCCGTATCCTGTCCAGGAAGGCGGCATTGACCCCGCCCATCCTCACCAGGTCCTCGACGCTCCGGAAGGGCCCGTGCTCGCGGCGGTAGTCCACGATGCTGACGGCCATCTTCTCCGTGAGGCCGCGCACGCTCATGAGCTGAGCCGGGGTGGCCGTGTTGATGTTGACGCGCGGGGTGAGGGGCACGGCGGTGGCCAGGTGGTGAGGCTGCTGCTCCGCCAGCAGGTCCCGCCTCAGGGAGCTGGGAGAGTGCTGCGCCGAGCTGCCCTTGCTGCTCACGCAGATCTCAAACTTGACCTGCTCCAGCTTGGTGGCACCCACGCCGCTGACCAGGGCCAGGTCCTCCACCTTCTTGAAGCCACCGATGTACTCGCGGTACTCCACGATGCTGCGTGCCACCGCACGTGTCACCCCAGGCAGGGTCATCAGCTCCTCCTCCGTGGCCGTGTTGATGTTGAGCCGCTCCTGATTCACCAGGATGTTGCTGAAGTTGCAGGCCGCGCTGAACTTGCGGCTGTGGGACAGGTCCGAGGGGTCCCGGGGGATGGAGCGGTGGCAGCCCAGGGTGCTCCCCATGGCCGGCCAGGATCAAGGGGCCAGGAAGGCCTCACCACCACAGAAGAACTCTCTGGCTAGGGAGGAAGCGCAGCTCACAGGCACAGAAGGGAAGGTGCAGGATTCAGGGCATGAAATGGTTACCACAGACAAACACTAAATAGCCATGCCCAGCGTGTCCAAACCACCTTTCACTTGGCCACCtggaaaacaaattaataaacataCAAATCGATCGAATCAGTTAATCAGTTTGCATTAGCACTCCCTACCTAGAGCTGGAGTTCTTAGCCAGGAGTCCAGGGCTGATGCCTGTCTGTGAACCTCTGAAAACACACATACAAGAGGGCTGGTCCATGAGGATTTCTGGTGAGGTCCAATTTTTATCACACTGGGGTCCAAAAACGCTATAAGCCGCTTCTCTTGGAAAGGGACCTGTCCCCATCAGCCTACACCTCTCGTCCCTGCCTCTCTCAACTCTCCCAGAACTGGGGCCATCTCCCCCTGCTTCGGTAGCCCCCATCTGGCACTCAGCGCCACCAGCAACTTTGGAATTCCGTCCTCACTAGTGCGGGCACGGAGAAGGGGTTTATCGCCCCCTACCAGACCCGCCGCCGTTCCGGCGCCCCACCTCTCAGCCGCTCCTCCAGGGCTTCCTCCTTCCACCTGCGGCTCCGAGGCCTGAGCCCAGGCCAGGACAGCGCTGGCCCGCTGCCTTCTGAGCCAGGGCCCGCGCGGGTGCGGGTCAGGGGCGGGCCGCGGGATCCCTCCCACGCCGCCTCGGGCCGCGCGTCCCAGCTCTTTCTGCTGGAGAAACTCTCAAGAGTCTCTCTCCCAGAACCGGCAGGAGCTGCAGGGCTTTATGGAGGCGGCAGCGGCGGTGAAATCCGGCCGCCGCAGCTAATCCAAGTCTTGCGGCTGTACCAGGTCTTGCGGCTGCACCAGGACTTGCTGCGTTGCCGCAGCTGCGCTGATCCAGACAAAAAGTCCTGCCCCCGACTCGAACGCGGGATCCGCAAGAGCCGCGTCCACACCCCAGCACCAGAGACACTGCTCCCGTTCGCCGTCCGTGTCAAAACCAAAGTCCCGGCCGCAACGCCCGCGCCTCCGCTGGCACCACGGCCACGCCTCCTCCAGAGCGCCAACTCCTCCCCCGGACTCCGGGGCACGTGGGGGCGGGGCCCGAGCGCTAGGCCCGGACCTGGGAGCTCCAAACCCGAGAGCGCGCGGGCGGGGCCGGGACGCGAGGTGGAGGAATGCGGGGCCCAGGAGTGTGAGAGGCGGGGCTGTGCTGGGAGAGGGCTGGCCTGAGCGCGTGGGGGTGGTGATGGCACGGGGAGTGCGGAGGCAGGGCCCTGCGGGAGGAGGCGGCCCCGGGGGCGCAGAGGCGGGATTTAGAGACTGAAGAGGCGGCGCCGACGCCAGAGGAGCCGCGGCGGGTCAACGCGAGGCTGTGTTCGGGTCTTCTGCTCCTGAGCCCGGGTTGCTACCGGGGACCGAGAGCTGGTTGTGCGGGATGGAGGCTTTTTAGCCTCTCCCGGGGCGAGACCTGCCCGACTGCTTTTCGGTGGGCTGCACCCAGGGGCGCGGCAGAAGCTACCGGGCCGCCAGCCCGAGTTTAGTCCGTCTTTGGGGCGTGGGGACAGGGCGAGGGCACTCCCAGTGGGGGAGGCACCCCTGCGGGTCAGGGGCCTCGCCTCAGTTCTGTCTGAGAACGTTCGAGAGAGGACTGAATGGGATCTTTTTAACTTCTGCCCCCCCACTTTCGGCGTCCTCGTTTCTTCCTGTGGAGTATTACCTTTGCCCTGCTTGCTGAGAGAGGTCCTCAAACAGCCCTAGCAACTCTGTGCTACTAGGAGAGGGCGCGCACCACGGATTAGAGGTGTGTTCACATAGGTCACATAGCGTTGCTCGTTTGCACGTTTAGTGCACTGAGTAAATATGGATATTTTCTATAAGTATTAAATCTAGTTATTAAGGAGGAAGAACGTGTTAGTTGGAAATGGAGGCTGCTTCCCAAAATTCAGAAGAGTTTTTGGATCATACCACTAAATGGTAATTTAGTTAAAGATTAAAGAGCCTGCTGCATTACAGTGGATACACGGAGCTAGAGTACTCGATTAAACAAACGGTGTGGTGATACCGTTGAATACTTTGATCCTGGGTATTCAGTGACCTCTGAAGTTTCATCCCCAACCAGTGTGACCGGTGCTTCAGCT
Coding sequences within it:
- the EEPD1 gene encoding endonuclease/exonuclease/phosphatase family domain-containing protein 1, which produces MGSTLGCHRSIPRDPSDLSHSRKFSAACNFSNILVNQERLNINTATEEELMTLPGVTRAVARSIVEYREYIGGFKKVEDLALVSGVGATKLEQVKFEICVSSKGSSAQHSPSSLRRDLLAEQQPHHLATAVPLTPRVNINTATPAQLMSVRGLTEKMAVSIVDYRREHGPFRSVEDLVRMGGVNAAFLDRIRHQVFAERSRPPSTHTNGGLTFTAKPHPSPTSLSLQSEDLDLPPGGPTQIISTRPSVEAFGGTRDGRPVLRLATWNLQGCSVEKANNPGVREVVCMTLLENSIKLLAVQELLDREALEKFCTELNQPILPNIRKWKGPRGCWKAVVSEKPSTQLQKGAGFAGFLWDTAAGVELRDATWQDSSPGNGHGKPAGPSPYLVRFKVGSHDLTLVNLHLAALTLPGGENPSKSHSDSHCWASFVQTLQETLKGEKEVIVLGDFGQGPDSSDYDILRKEKFHHLVPAHTFTNISTKNPQGSKTLDNIWISKSLKKVFTGHWAVVREGLTNPWIPDNWSWGGVASEHCPVLAELYTEKDWSRKEGPRNGNGVTLERSEANTKHER